The Mycobacteriales bacterium nucleotide sequence CCGGGCCCGGTGCAGCCGCACCCGGACGACCGGGCGGCTCACGCCCAGCGCCACGGCGAGCTCCTCGTGCGTCAGCCCCTCCCACGCCACGAGCGCGAGCAGCTCGCGGTCGCTGTCGCTCAACGCCGCGAACGCCCGTGTCACGGAACCGTCCGGCTCCGGCGCGGGCACCGCTTCGCCGAGGACGGCGAGGTCGGCGGCGAGGCGTTCGGTGAGCGCGGTGCGGCGGCGTTCGCCCCGGCGGTGGTTCGCCAGCGTGCGGCGCGCGACGCCGTAGACCCACGGCCGCAGCTGGTCCCCCGCGGGCGCGTCGTCGAAGCGGCGCCACAGCGTCAGGAACGTCTCCGCCACGACCTCGGCGGCGTCCTGCGGGTCGGCGAGGCGGCGCGCGGCGTAGCCGCACACCGGTACGTAGAGCGCGCGGTATGCGCTCTCGAACAGCTCGCGC carries:
- a CDS encoding RNA polymerase sigma factor encodes the protein MDEDERRELFESAYRALYVPVCGYAARRLADPQDAAEVVAETFLTLWRRFDDAPAGDQLRPWVYGVARRTLANHRRGERRRTALTERLAADLAVLGEAVPAPEPDGSVTRAFAALSDSDRELLALVAWEGLTHEELAVALGVSRPVVRVRLHRARHRFAEARRRELQRTAAAGHATPRRAIARPGTTEDGL